From the Planktothricoides raciborskii GIHE-MW2 genome, the window GGTAATGCCGTAAGTTCAAAATCGGATAGCCCACCAGTTGACCGGGACAATGGTAAGTCACTTCTCCCCCCCTTTCAATCCGATGAACAGGGACTTCGCTGGTTTCTAGGTCAAATTTGAGAAAATCTAAACTGGCTCCAGTTCCCAGGGTATAAACGGGTGGATGTTCCAAAACAATTAACACATCATTCAATTCAGGATGCGATCGACGACTCTCCACCAGAGAGCGTTGCCAGTTCCAGGCTTGGATGTAGTCCATCAGACCCAGATTATAGAACTCACATAAACGGGTGGGGTGGGGTTTGGTATCAGAAAACATTGTGCTTAATCGGTGCTTAAAGTCGGTAGAGGTAATGGGGGCAGGGGGTAAATGCAACAGATTTTAAAGAGAAATCACCAGAAACTGTAAAGTAGAACACAAAGTGGTACTGTGGAAATATAACTAATGTTTTTCCGGAGGATCGTGTTTATACGCTTAAGCGTATAATAGAGATAAGCAATTCTACATTGCCATCTCACACTAAATCTGATGGTGATTCCTTCGTTACGAAAGGGTGACGCCAAATATTAGCCATCTGCCGGAAAAGCGTTGAAGCAGAATGCTGGCAACGGCTAAAACCCTGTGTGGTAGATATCGCTTGAGTTGTCCCTGACTTGTCTTAAGACGCCTCAAGACTAAGAAGAGAAATCTTCAGCCAATCGCTACACTGATCTGTCAGTTAATTCATCCATCCCCCTAAGTCCCCCTTAAAAAAGGGGACAGTGATTTATTTTATTTCTGCTGACAGATATACTTAGTGGGGTTGCTCTGAGCGTAACGGATTTTGAGCAGCATAGTGACAAAATTCTCCTAAATATTAGGTAGCTAATTTACCGCTGTTTCCAAGTAACAGAAATGACCCTGTAGTTTGGCTGACACCATGACTCAGGTTTGTGAAAAAAATCTGGATATTTGGGTTAACGATAGTGACAATTAGCGCTGCTTTATCCTGGAGTTGTTATGTCTAAAAGCTGATTAATTTTCTGGCTTCACAATTGGCTAAATTGCTGATATAATGATAATCATAGAGGATCTAAATCATTGGGAAATTGGGATAGGCAACCTCCCTAGGGGTTTTTCTGTTCACAATTTAGGCATTTCATCAATGATTTAGAAATGCTATAAAGGCAATGAAAAGCCAAATTCTTGACCAGAAAATCGCTGTTTTTTCAGGAAAAATCTCCATGATCCAACAATCAGAAACCAGCGACCCACCAAGCCTTGTAGCGGAAATTAGTATTTCGGCGAAGTTTTTGATGAGCGATCGCAAAAACTAGCAAAGATATTCAGTTTCGGGAAGCGGCAATACCCGCCCCGTTTCCTCTAAATGTAAATAAATATGGGTTCTTCAGCGGGAGCATATGATATGAAGCTTGTTATCCACGGCAAAAATATTGAAATCACCGACTCAATTCGGGAATATGTTACGCAAAAAGTTGAAAAGGGAGTCAGTCACTTTCAGGACTTGACCCTAGAGGTTGATGTGCATTTGTCAGTGGCCAAAAATCCTCGCAATAATTTAAAACAAACGGCTGAAGTGACCATTTTTGCGAATAAGACCGTAATTCGTGCCGAAGAAAGTAGTGAAAATCTCTATGCCAGCATCGATTTAGTTTCCGATAAAATTTCACGGCAACTTCGTAAATATAAAGAAAAACGTTTAGGACAAAAGACGAGCACTCGCGCCAAAACGATTGAGGTGGTCGAGGAGCAGCCAGTGGTTAAGGATTTGATTGGCTCGCGCAGTCCCGAATTGCCTAAAGAAGTGGTGCGGACTAAGTATTTTATGATGTCGCCGATGACCGTAGAAGATGCTTTGGAACAACTTCAACTGGTGGATCACGATTTCTATATGTTCCGTAACTCGGAAACCGGGGAGATTAATGTGATCTATGAACGGAATCACGGTGGTTATGGTGTGCTGCAACCCCGCAACAATGGTAGCACTGTCAATGGCAAAGCCTGATTTTGCTGCGTCTCTGTGGGAAAATCTTCGGTAAAATTTCTGACAGATTGATCGGCGGTGCCAGCCATTAAAAGAAACTGGGGTGCGATTCCGCGAAGCAGATCGCTAACGCGAATCGCACTCCAGTTTCTTTTTTTCATGAGTTCACGCGGGTTAAATTCTGATGGATCGGGGATCTATTAGCTGGCTTGAATTGCTTTGAGGGTTTTCAGGGCTTCTTCTACATGACCCTGGAAGTTCATCATGGAATCAAAAATATGTCGAACCACTCCCTGTTTGTCAATCACATAAGTCACCCGACCAGGAAGAATAAATAAGGTGGCCGGAACTCCGTATAATTGCCGCAATTTATTGTCACTATCACTTAACAGAATAAATGGCAGGTTGTACTTGCGGGCAAATTGCTGGTGAGACTGCTGGGAGTCCCCACTTACGCCGATCACTTCGGCGCCTGCTTCTTTGAATACTTCGTAGCTATCCCGGAAAGCACAAGATTCAGCGGTGCAACCAGGGGTGTCATCTTTCGGATAAAAATATAAGACGACAGATTTTTTACCATAGAAATCTTTCAGGCTGACTTTTTCTCCGGTGGCAGAATTTAGGGTAAAATCTGGCGCTTTGTCTCCAACTTTGATTGCCATAGTTGCGATTTATTACGGATGTATTACAAGTTTGGGCGA encodes:
- a CDS encoding peroxiredoxin, which gives rise to MAIKVGDKAPDFTLNSATGEKVSLKDFYGKKSVVLYFYPKDDTPGCTAESCAFRDSYEVFKEAGAEVIGVSGDSQQSHQQFARKYNLPFILLSDSDNKLRQLYGVPATLFILPGRVTYVIDKQGVVRHIFDSMMNFQGHVEEALKTLKAIQAS
- the hpf gene encoding ribosome hibernation-promoting factor, HPF/YfiA family, whose product is MKLVIHGKNIEITDSIREYVTQKVEKGVSHFQDLTLEVDVHLSVAKNPRNNLKQTAEVTIFANKTVIRAEESSENLYASIDLVSDKISRQLRKYKEKRLGQKTSTRAKTIEVVEEQPVVKDLIGSRSPELPKEVVRTKYFMMSPMTVEDALEQLQLVDHDFYMFRNSETGEINVIYERNHGGYGVLQPRNNGSTVNGKA